One genomic region from Streptomyces sp. NBC_00582 encodes:
- a CDS encoding zinc-ribbon domain-containing protein: MIIFGTKGYLYQLAILTLVCGRCGNPAAHTLRKRVTKFTLFFVPLFPVSTTYLTQCTFCGAEEKVTAEQAERLRTQGSVTG, from the coding sequence GTGATCATCTTCGGCACCAAGGGCTATCTGTACCAGCTGGCGATCCTGACGCTGGTGTGCGGCCGCTGCGGCAACCCGGCCGCGCACACGCTGCGCAAGCGGGTCACCAAGTTCACGCTGTTCTTCGTGCCGTTGTTCCCGGTGTCGACGACGTACCTGACGCAGTGCACGTTCTGCGGCGCGGAGGAGAAGGTGACCGCGGAGCAGGCGGAGCGGCTGCGGACCCAGGGGTCCGTCACCGGGTGA
- a CDS encoding sugar ABC transporter substrate-binding protein, which produces MRPGRGRTVAAALAAALLALPAAACGSESGTESDAFTVGLLLPSRSVPRWEHADRPLIEAQVKKLCPRCTFEYANAENDATRQQQQMISMITKGAGVLILDAADTRALRSSIQEARRAGVPVVAYDRLAEGPVSGFVGFDALQVGRLQGQGLLDGLEKRHGGRTVVMMNGDPTSPNAAWYRRGALSVIRDHVRVARSYETQDWSTQAAHTNMSAAIAALGPYGIDGVLAANDNIASGVISALKNAGVTRIPPVTGQDADLDAVRRIVKGEQYMTVYKPFRKEAAEAAAMAVALGRGEDARDHAPTTVDSPTTRDVPAVLLTPHAVTAADIGRTLVKDGVYTVDRICTREVRAACARVGLTR; this is translated from the coding sequence ATGAGGCCGGGGCGCGGCCGGACCGTCGCCGCGGCGCTCGCCGCCGCCCTCCTCGCGCTGCCCGCGGCCGCCTGCGGCTCGGAATCCGGCACCGAGTCCGACGCGTTCACCGTCGGCCTGCTCCTGCCCAGCCGGTCCGTCCCCCGCTGGGAGCACGCCGACCGGCCCCTGATCGAGGCACAGGTCAAGAAGCTCTGCCCCCGCTGCACCTTCGAGTACGCCAACGCCGAGAACGACGCGACCCGCCAGCAGCAACAGATGATCTCCATGATCACCAAAGGGGCCGGAGTGCTGATCCTCGACGCCGCCGACACCCGTGCGCTGCGCTCCTCGATCCAGGAGGCGCGGCGGGCGGGCGTCCCGGTCGTCGCCTACGACCGGCTCGCCGAGGGCCCGGTCTCCGGCTTCGTCGGCTTCGACGCCCTCCAGGTCGGCCGGCTCCAGGGCCAGGGGCTGCTGGACGGTCTCGAGAAGCGGCACGGCGGCCGGACCGTCGTGATGATGAACGGCGACCCGACCAGCCCCAACGCCGCCTGGTACCGGCGGGGCGCGCTGTCCGTCATCCGGGACCACGTGCGCGTCGCCCGGTCCTACGAGACCCAGGACTGGAGCACCCAGGCCGCCCACACCAACATGTCCGCCGCCATCGCGGCCCTCGGCCCCTACGGGATCGACGGGGTCCTGGCGGCCAACGACAACATCGCCTCGGGCGTCATCTCCGCCCTGAAGAACGCAGGCGTCACCCGCATCCCGCCCGTCACGGGCCAGGACGCCGACCTCGACGCCGTACGCCGCATCGTCAAGGGCGAGCAGTACATGACGGTCTACAAGCCCTTCCGCAAGGAGGCCGCCGAGGCCGCCGCCATGGCCGTCGCGCTCGGCCGCGGCGAGGACGCCCGCGACCACGCCCCGACCACCGTCGACAGCCCCACCACCCGCGACGTCCCGGCCGTCCTGCTCACCCCGCACGCGGTGACCGCCGCCGACATCGGGCGGACCCTGGTCAAGGACGGCGTGTACACCGTCGACCGGATCTGCACCCGGGAGGTCCGGGCCGCCTGCGCCCGGGTCGGGCTCACCCGGTGA